In Microbacterium esteraromaticum, the following proteins share a genomic window:
- a CDS encoding DUF2945 domain-containing protein, whose amino-acid sequence MARRYEVGDHVSWNSEAGRVRGRIMKVHTADFEFMGRTRRADDDEPQYEIKSDKTGHVAAHKGSALTLLKG is encoded by the coding sequence ATGGCCAGACGATACGAGGTTGGAGACCACGTCAGCTGGAACTCCGAGGCGGGCCGGGTGCGCGGGCGGATCATGAAGGTCCACACCGCCGATTTCGAGTTCATGGGTCGCACCCGCCGAGCAGACGACGACGAGCCGCAGTACGAGATCAAGAGCGACAAGACCGGGCACGTCGCAGCGCACAAGGGGAGTGCTCTGACCCTCCTGAAGGGCTGA
- the trmB gene encoding tRNA (guanosine(46)-N7)-methyltransferase TrmB: MPEPRTFRDEPVSFVRRSGRMSEGQERAFEEHAPFYLLDVPRDVAFTSVHPDARLDVAAEYGRTAPLIVEIGSGQGHAIIAAASAAPETDFLAVEVFRAGLARTMLDADNAGVRNLRLIEANAPEVLSTYLPEGSAAEVWIFFSDPWHKKRHTKRRLIRPGFPATAARAIADGGLLRLATDWEDYALQMREVLDGAPEFERAFEGEWAERFDGRVMTAFERKGISKGREIRDLTYRRVPRV; encoded by the coding sequence ATGCCTGAACCCCGCACCTTCCGCGATGAACCGGTCTCGTTCGTCCGCCGCAGCGGCCGCATGTCGGAGGGCCAGGAGCGGGCGTTCGAGGAGCACGCACCCTTCTACCTGCTCGACGTGCCCCGCGACGTGGCGTTCACCTCCGTGCATCCGGATGCGCGGCTCGATGTGGCGGCCGAATACGGTCGCACGGCACCGCTGATCGTCGAGATCGGCTCTGGCCAGGGACATGCCATCATCGCCGCCGCGTCCGCGGCGCCGGAGACCGACTTCCTCGCGGTCGAGGTGTTCAGAGCAGGACTGGCCCGCACCATGCTCGACGCCGACAATGCGGGCGTCCGCAACCTGCGTCTGATCGAGGCGAACGCACCGGAGGTGCTCTCGACCTATCTTCCCGAGGGCTCGGCGGCCGAGGTGTGGATCTTCTTCTCGGACCCGTGGCACAAGAAGCGCCACACGAAGCGGCGGCTGATCCGGCCGGGATTCCCGGCGACCGCGGCGCGGGCGATCGCCGATGGCGGTCTGCTGCGCCTGGCGACCGACTGGGAGGACTACGCGCTGCAGATGCGTGAGGTGCTCGACGGCGCGCCGGAGTTCGAGCGCGCTTTCGAGGGCGAGTGGGCCGAGCGCTTCGACGGCCGGGTCATGACCGCCTTCGAGCGCAAGGGCATCAGCAAGGGACGCGAGATCCGCGACCTCACCTATCGGCGGGTGCCGCGGGTGTGA
- a CDS encoding SGNH/GDSL hydrolase family protein: MTLLPPTRRRRTALAIAGALAVATSVALGIARPWLPPAETAPVAAAENGISPAALTLPEDPEVLIFGDSWTYGSAATVPTNGYAHRLAGLIDGDTVVRGVRGSGYQKPGIDGPDFLTRVAALEKWIDPDLIILQGSINDRRSDAAAYPAAVNAVWDAVVAKYPETPVVILGPAPHELPVAASTARIDRDLGSLAASRGWWYISPVQENWITDANYLQLIDVGAGRKHPTDAGHAYLADKVAGALERFSTAPVTAADGAKPKPAK, encoded by the coding sequence ATGACCTTGCTCCCGCCGACCCGACGGCGCCGCACGGCCCTCGCAATCGCGGGCGCGCTCGCGGTCGCAACCTCCGTCGCCCTGGGCATCGCCCGTCCCTGGCTGCCGCCTGCAGAGACCGCTCCGGTCGCCGCCGCCGAGAACGGCATCTCCCCGGCTGCCCTGACGCTCCCCGAAGACCCGGAGGTTCTGATCTTCGGCGACTCGTGGACGTACGGCTCAGCCGCGACGGTGCCCACCAACGGATACGCGCACCGGCTCGCGGGGCTGATAGACGGAGACACCGTCGTGCGCGGGGTGCGCGGCAGCGGCTACCAGAAGCCGGGCATCGACGGCCCCGACTTCCTCACACGTGTGGCGGCGCTGGAGAAGTGGATCGACCCCGACCTCATCATCCTCCAGGGATCGATCAACGATCGTCGGTCGGATGCTGCGGCCTACCCCGCTGCCGTCAACGCGGTCTGGGATGCTGTGGTCGCAAAGTACCCGGAGACGCCGGTCGTCATCCTCGGTCCCGCACCGCATGAGCTCCCGGTGGCCGCGTCCACGGCACGCATCGACCGCGATCTCGGCAGTCTCGCCGCGTCGAGGGGCTGGTGGTACATCTCCCCCGTGCAGGAGAACTGGATCACCGATGCGAACTACCTGCAGCTGATCGACGTCGGCGCGGGGCGCAAGCACCCCACCGACGCGGGGCACGCCTATCTCGCCGACAAGGTCGCCGGCGCGCTCGAACGCTTCAGCACAGCCCCCGTGACCGCGGCCGACGGCGCGAAGCCGAAGCCCGCCAAGTAG
- a CDS encoding carbohydrate ABC transporter permease, which translates to MSNSTVSGGPGLETAAVVAAGAGRRRSLRLGGRKLTFDYVSFLLVFLGLPLAIFLIFVISPFAQALYYASTNWTGFSDTMDFVGFDNYVRLLNDPTFMQAMRNNIVLALVVPLITIVIALIFASMITVGGPSHGQVRGLKGSSFYRVISFFPYVIPAIVIAILWNMIYTPSGGLLNGVLGLFGVTEQPSWLGDERTAMGATIFVIVWSMVGFYMILFIAAIKGIPAETLEAARIDGAGRWRTVISILLPQIRDNVQTAYIYLGIMALDAFVYMAGLNSTGGPGNSTLVMSQYLYRTAFEKGQFGLATAMGVVLAIITLLFAALIIGVFRLIGGKDEGGRS; encoded by the coding sequence ATGAGTAATTCCACCGTCAGCGGTGGACCGGGGTTGGAGACAGCCGCGGTCGTCGCGGCCGGGGCGGGGCGACGCAGGTCGCTCCGCCTCGGCGGGCGCAAGCTGACATTCGACTATGTCTCCTTCCTCCTGGTCTTCCTGGGGCTTCCGCTGGCGATCTTCCTGATCTTCGTGATCTCCCCGTTCGCGCAGGCGCTGTACTACGCGTCGACGAACTGGACGGGGTTCTCGGACACGATGGACTTCGTCGGCTTCGACAACTACGTGAGGCTGCTGAACGATCCCACCTTCATGCAGGCGATGCGCAACAACATCGTCCTCGCGCTGGTGGTGCCGCTGATCACCATCGTGATCGCCCTGATCTTCGCGAGCATGATCACGGTCGGCGGCCCGAGTCACGGTCAGGTGCGCGGGCTCAAGGGCTCGAGCTTCTACCGCGTCATCTCGTTCTTCCCGTACGTGATCCCCGCGATCGTCATCGCGATCCTCTGGAACATGATCTACACGCCCAGCGGTGGCCTGCTGAACGGCGTGCTCGGCCTCTTCGGCGTCACGGAGCAGCCCTCCTGGCTCGGCGACGAGCGCACCGCCATGGGCGCCACGATCTTCGTGATCGTGTGGAGCATGGTGGGCTTCTACATGATCCTGTTCATCGCCGCGATCAAGGGCATCCCGGCTGAGACGCTCGAGGCCGCCCGCATCGACGGCGCCGGCCGCTGGCGCACCGTCATCTCGATCCTGCTCCCGCAGATCCGAGACAACGTGCAGACCGCATACATCTACCTCGGCATCATGGCGCTGGACGCCTTCGTCTACATGGCCGGCCTCAACTCGACCGGCGGCCCCGGCAACAGCACCCTGGTCATGAGCCAGTACCTGTACCGCACCGCCTTCGAGAAGGGCCAGTTCGGTCTCGCCACGGCCATGGGAGTGGTGCTCGCCATCATCACGCTCCTGTTCGCAGCGCTGATCATCGGCGTGTTCCGCCTCATCGGCGGCAAGGACGAAGGAGGACGCTCATGA
- a CDS encoding carbohydrate ABC transporter permease yields MSTDTRAAVTVNRRSSTPRPPQVGVQSTAGDKAVGITSHVVMAIWSLVVILPMLWTLLGSFKTTKEIFASPFGLPENWNLDNYISAWVENNFGGMFLNTVIVVGVALVSVMILGAMCAYVLARFSVPGSRIIYYLMLAGLTFPVFLAIVPLFMILQNMQLLGSLFGLIITYVAFALPFTVFFLFSFFKSLSYEIQEAAYMDGASEWRTFFTVMLPMAKPGMAAVAIMNFLGLWNQFLLPVALNPQKDNWVLSQGMAAYASSAGYALDFGQMFAAVMITIIPVLVVYVLFQRQLQGSVAQGTSK; encoded by the coding sequence ATGAGCACCGACACCCGCGCGGCCGTGACCGTGAACCGTCGCAGCTCGACGCCGCGCCCGCCTCAGGTAGGGGTCCAGTCGACGGCAGGCGACAAGGCCGTCGGCATCACCTCGCACGTCGTGATGGCGATCTGGTCGCTCGTCGTGATCCTGCCGATGCTGTGGACGCTGCTCGGCTCCTTCAAGACCACGAAGGAGATCTTCGCGTCGCCGTTCGGGCTGCCGGAGAACTGGAACCTCGACAACTACATCAGCGCCTGGGTCGAGAACAACTTCGGCGGGATGTTCCTCAACACAGTCATCGTCGTCGGCGTAGCGTTGGTCTCGGTGATGATCCTCGGCGCCATGTGCGCCTATGTGCTGGCCCGATTCTCGGTGCCGGGCAGCAGGATCATCTACTACCTGATGCTGGCCGGCCTCACGTTCCCGGTCTTCCTCGCGATCGTGCCCCTGTTCATGATCCTGCAGAACATGCAGCTGCTCGGTTCGCTGTTCGGCCTGATCATCACCTACGTGGCATTCGCACTGCCGTTCACCGTGTTCTTCCTCTTCTCGTTCTTCAAGTCCCTGTCGTACGAGATCCAGGAAGCCGCGTACATGGACGGTGCGAGCGAGTGGCGCACGTTCTTCACGGTGATGCTGCCGATGGCCAAGCCCGGAATGGCCGCAGTCGCGATCATGAACTTCCTCGGACTGTGGAACCAGTTCCTGCTCCCGGTCGCCTTGAACCCCCAGAAGGACAACTGGGTGCTGTCGCAGGGTATGGCCGCCTATGCCTCATCGGCCGGCTACGCCCTCGACTTCGGCCAGATGTTCGCTGCGGTGATGATCACGATCATCCCGGTGCTGGTCGTCTACGTGCTCTTCCAGCGCCAGCTGCAGGGCTCGGTGGCTCAGGGCACCTCGAAGTAG
- a CDS encoding type II CAAX prenyl endopeptidase Rce1 family protein — translation MTKSTWHSIPPAALVCAAAPAFFVLGWTWVGWLLLAAGIGAAALVERGAERTVTVFAGTRPDWAVGERRAPSLTRDLSLIGIGMLIVHAISLEAKLDDLSMVRFTLALGGAVLVPYLLSRFVFRDRAISFPWRTRRRWTRWQWIWLFAVLVLGWLILPYYFITSGVYQNWPVVDTPSLIARLFVGVGAVGIWDELFFICTVFALLRRHMSAVNANVLQMIVFVSFLWELGYRAWGPVLTIPFALLQGWIFLRTHSLAYVVTVHLLFDAVVFAVLVHARNPGLLPFFLV, via the coding sequence GTGACGAAGTCCACCTGGCACAGCATCCCGCCCGCCGCGCTCGTCTGCGCGGCCGCGCCGGCCTTCTTCGTGCTCGGCTGGACGTGGGTCGGATGGCTGCTGCTCGCCGCAGGGATCGGTGCGGCCGCGCTGGTCGAGCGCGGAGCGGAGCGAACGGTGACCGTCTTCGCCGGAACGCGCCCGGACTGGGCGGTCGGTGAGCGACGTGCGCCCTCGCTCACGCGAGACCTGTCGCTGATCGGGATCGGGATGCTGATCGTGCACGCGATCTCGCTCGAGGCGAAGCTCGATGACCTGTCGATGGTGCGCTTCACGCTGGCACTCGGGGGAGCGGTGCTCGTGCCCTATCTCCTGTCGCGCTTCGTGTTCCGCGACCGCGCGATCTCGTTTCCGTGGCGCACGCGCCGCCGATGGACGCGCTGGCAGTGGATCTGGCTGTTCGCCGTGCTCGTGCTCGGCTGGCTCATCCTGCCCTACTACTTCATCACGAGCGGCGTCTACCAGAACTGGCCGGTCGTCGACACTCCTTCGCTGATCGCGCGACTGTTCGTGGGCGTCGGCGCGGTCGGCATCTGGGACGAGCTGTTCTTCATCTGCACGGTCTTCGCCCTGCTGCGCAGGCACATGTCTGCCGTCAACGCGAACGTGCTGCAGATGATCGTGTTCGTCTCGTTCCTGTGGGAGCTCGGGTACCGGGCCTGGGGGCCCGTGCTCACGATCCCCTTCGCGCTGCTGCAGGGGTGGATCTTCCTGCGGACGCACTCGCTCGCCTACGTCGTCACCGTGCACCTGCTCTTCGACGCGGTCGTGTTCGCTGTGCTCGTGCACGCACGCAACCCCGGCCTGCTGCCGTTCTTCCTCGTGTGA
- a CDS encoding N-acetylglucosamine kinase, with amino-acid sequence MNHEPLLVGVDAGGTSTRAVLTDPAGRCLGYGVGGRGNPISAGPDRAAAGVLDAIRGALATTGRDLADVDVIVPAMAGMRASGGGDWLMQRLAPAGFRGTLRFESDLLAAYFSGAAAPLGYALVSGTGACVIRVQDGRIDGAGDGLGWLLGDRGSGFWIGHAIARAAVQDLDGTGPATALTDRVLAHYELARTEVRTDGRQLELEELIGRLYGHPPIELAGLAPYAFDVDDAVAHGILTSAGAHLADTLSAVLAGPGPVVIGGSVLTRSGPVRDAFLARLGAAGEGLDLRSVSDGAVGAAVLAVRAAGGAADDAVLGRLTESVAAFR; translated from the coding sequence ATGAATCACGAACCGCTGCTCGTCGGCGTCGACGCCGGGGGCACATCGACCCGGGCTGTGCTCACAGACCCCGCAGGTCGCTGTCTCGGCTACGGCGTCGGGGGCCGGGGAAACCCCATCTCCGCCGGCCCCGATCGAGCCGCGGCCGGTGTTCTGGATGCGATACGCGGCGCTCTCGCGACCACCGGGCGCGATCTCGCCGACGTCGACGTCATCGTGCCCGCCATGGCCGGCATGCGGGCATCCGGTGGCGGCGACTGGCTCATGCAGCGGCTCGCCCCCGCGGGGTTCCGGGGGACTCTCCGCTTCGAGTCCGACCTCCTCGCGGCGTATTTCAGCGGGGCGGCGGCGCCGCTGGGCTACGCGCTCGTCTCGGGTACGGGCGCGTGCGTCATCCGCGTGCAGGACGGCCGCATCGACGGTGCCGGTGACGGCCTCGGATGGCTGCTCGGCGACCGGGGGAGCGGGTTCTGGATCGGCCACGCGATCGCGCGCGCAGCGGTGCAGGATCTCGATGGCACAGGGCCTGCCACCGCCCTCACCGATCGCGTCCTCGCGCACTACGAGCTCGCACGCACCGAGGTTCGCACGGACGGTCGTCAGCTCGAGCTCGAAGAGCTGATCGGCCGGCTGTACGGGCATCCGCCGATCGAGCTCGCCGGTCTCGCCCCGTACGCCTTCGACGTCGACGATGCGGTCGCGCACGGCATCCTCACCTCGGCAGGAGCGCACCTGGCCGACACGCTCTCGGCCGTGCTGGCGGGTCCGGGGCCGGTGGTGATCGGCGGCAGCGTGCTGACCCGCTCCGGTCCGGTGCGCGACGCCTTCCTCGCACGACTCGGGGCCGCCGGTGAAGGCCTGGACCTGAGGTCGGTCAGCGACGGTGCCGTCGGTGCCGCGGTGCTCGCCGTGCGCGCTGCCGGAGGCGCCGCGGACGACGCCGTGCTCGGGCGCCTGACCGAGTCGGTGGCGGCGTTCCGGTAA
- a CDS encoding DUF488 family protein: protein MILTVGHSTHPFDEFADLLSRAQVGALVDVRRLPGSNRYPWFNEDALTASLPRKGIVYRRIEQLGGRRNVQRDVPDEVNALWRNRSFHNYADYAMGEEFGEGITRLLALDDAATGHVAVMCSEAVWWRCHRRIIADSLLARGIAVGHLMPDGRVSEAALTPGAVVKDGAVEYPARE from the coding sequence GTGATCCTCACCGTCGGCCACTCCACGCATCCCTTCGACGAGTTCGCGGATCTGCTCTCGCGCGCACAGGTCGGCGCCCTCGTCGACGTGCGCCGACTGCCTGGTTCGAACAGGTACCCGTGGTTCAACGAGGATGCGCTCACCGCGTCCCTGCCTCGCAAGGGCATCGTCTACCGGCGCATCGAGCAGCTGGGCGGACGGAGGAACGTGCAACGCGACGTTCCGGATGAGGTCAATGCGCTGTGGCGCAACCGCAGCTTCCACAACTACGCCGACTACGCGATGGGCGAAGAGTTCGGGGAGGGGATCACCCGGCTGCTCGCCCTGGATGATGCCGCCACCGGGCATGTGGCCGTCATGTGCTCCGAGGCGGTCTGGTGGCGCTGCCATCGCCGGATCATCGCGGACAGCCTGCTGGCGCGCGGCATCGCCGTCGGCCACCTCATGCCAGACGGCAGGGTGAGCGAGGCTGCTCTCACGCCCGGAGCCGTGGTGAAAGACGGTGCGGTGGAGTACCCGGCGCGCGAGTGA
- the ngcE gene encoding N-acetylglucosamine/diacetylchitobiose ABC transporter substrate-binding protein — MDLNEASISRRNLLRGAAAAAILLPFGATLASCAAPGGGGGGNTGGGEKSADNPFGVAANAKVDAVIFDGGYGIDYVESAAKIMEGNKNLDGVSVKVSSSTKIAQELQPRFVGGNPPDLIDNSGANSIGWNTILEQLEELDDVLDSENLEGEKIRDTLFGGVEAPGTFDGRFVALNYVMTVYGIWYSSSLFEENGWDVPTSWQDLKALGEKAKAKGKYLFLWGKEAATYYQTMVVDSAVIQAGDDFRLPLENLDPKAWSHPAVQGILEILHDLIKSGYVKPGGGGTQFTQAQSQWSLDQEALLYPSGSWIENEMKKTTADNFKMKGIAELPLDDKQTTPKGTMRAEAGEPFIVPSKAKNPAGGKELLRTMLSKESATAFAKAKLAPTIVKDTVPADGFGSTALVSQSELLASAGENVFTIKSFNLYGMNSDQLPIWNSFLDGKMTVAEITKQLQALTDKIANDSSVTKIEIK; from the coding sequence ATGGACCTCAACGAAGCATCCATCAGCCGTCGCAACCTGCTGCGCGGCGCAGCCGCTGCAGCGATCCTGCTGCCGTTCGGCGCGACCCTCGCCTCGTGCGCGGCGCCGGGCGGCGGAGGCGGCGGAAACACCGGCGGCGGAGAGAAGAGCGCCGACAACCCGTTCGGCGTCGCAGCCAACGCCAAGGTCGACGCGGTCATCTTCGACGGCGGCTACGGCATCGACTACGTCGAGAGCGCCGCGAAGATCATGGAGGGCAACAAGAACCTCGACGGCGTGTCCGTGAAGGTCTCGTCGTCCACGAAGATCGCGCAGGAGCTGCAGCCCCGTTTCGTCGGCGGCAACCCGCCGGACCTCATCGACAACTCGGGTGCCAACTCGATCGGATGGAACACCATCCTCGAGCAGCTCGAGGAGCTCGACGACGTGCTCGACTCCGAGAACCTCGAGGGCGAGAAGATCCGCGACACGCTCTTCGGCGGCGTCGAGGCTCCCGGTACGTTCGACGGCCGCTTCGTCGCGCTGAACTACGTCATGACCGTCTACGGGATCTGGTACTCGTCCAGCCTGTTCGAGGAGAACGGCTGGGACGTCCCCACCTCGTGGCAGGACCTCAAGGCGCTCGGCGAGAAGGCGAAGGCCAAGGGCAAGTACCTCTTCCTCTGGGGCAAGGAGGCGGCGACCTACTACCAGACCATGGTCGTGGACTCCGCTGTCATCCAGGCCGGTGACGACTTCCGTCTGCCGCTCGAGAACCTCGACCCGAAGGCATGGTCGCACCCGGCCGTCCAGGGCATCCTCGAGATCCTGCACGACCTCATCAAGTCGGGCTACGTCAAGCCCGGCGGTGGCGGCACGCAGTTCACGCAGGCGCAGTCGCAGTGGAGCCTCGACCAGGAGGCCCTGCTGTACCCGTCGGGCTCGTGGATCGAGAACGAGATGAAGAAGACGACAGCCGACAACTTCAAGATGAAGGGCATCGCCGAACTCCCCCTCGACGACAAGCAGACCACGCCGAAGGGCACCATGCGCGCCGAGGCCGGCGAGCCGTTCATCGTCCCGTCCAAGGCGAAGAACCCGGCCGGCGGCAAGGAGCTGCTGCGCACGATGCTGTCGAAGGAGTCGGCCACTGCGTTCGCCAAGGCGAAGCTCGCTCCGACCATCGTCAAGGACACCGTTCCTGCCGATGGCTTCGGTTCGACCGCCCTCGTGTCGCAGTCCGAGCTGCTGGCGTCGGCGGGCGAGAACGTCTTCACCATCAAGTCGTTCAACCTGTACGGCATGAACTCCGACCAGCTGCCCATCTGGAACTCGTTCCTCGACGGCAAGATGACGGTCGCCGAGATCACGAAGCAGCTGCAGGCACTGACCGACAAGATCGCGAACGACAGCTCGGTCACCAAGATCGAGATCAAGTGA
- a CDS encoding sugar isomerase domain-containing protein, with protein MSATPTALLHEATTRLERLAADAEQGALDPAIALMVTALDCGGVLHAFGTGHSEAFAMEIAGRAGGLIPTNRFALRDIVMHGDREVEVLTGSLEREPWVVDELMATVPVNEHDVFLIASNSGVNGSIVGTALWAKERGHSVIAVTSLEHTARVEPKHPSGKRLSEVADVVIDNLAPYGDATLEVADGIGAGAISSITAAFIAQLLTLGVARTIADRGETPPMYISANIPGGDEHNSVLEDRYAGRMRRGA; from the coding sequence ATGAGCGCCACCCCTACCGCGCTGCTGCATGAAGCGACGACCCGTCTCGAACGACTGGCCGCGGACGCCGAGCAGGGCGCCCTCGACCCCGCGATCGCGCTCATGGTCACCGCGCTCGACTGCGGCGGAGTCCTCCACGCCTTCGGTACCGGACACTCCGAGGCCTTCGCGATGGAGATCGCAGGTCGCGCCGGAGGCCTCATCCCCACCAACCGCTTCGCGCTCCGCGACATCGTCATGCACGGCGACCGCGAGGTCGAGGTGCTCACCGGCTCCCTCGAGAGGGAGCCATGGGTGGTCGACGAGCTGATGGCGACAGTTCCGGTCAACGAGCACGATGTGTTCCTCATCGCCTCCAACTCCGGCGTGAACGGCTCGATCGTCGGCACTGCGCTGTGGGCGAAGGAGCGCGGCCACTCCGTCATCGCCGTCACCAGCCTCGAGCACACCGCCCGTGTCGAGCCCAAGCATCCGAGCGGCAAGCGCCTCAGCGAGGTCGCCGACGTCGTGATCGACAATCTCGCACCGTACGGCGACGCCACCCTCGAGGTCGCCGACGGCATCGGCGCCGGCGCGATCTCATCGATCACCGCCGCCTTCATCGCGCAGCTGCTGACGCTCGGCGTCGCGCGCACGATCGCGGACCGCGGCGAGACCCCACCGATGTACATCTCCGCCAACATCCCCGGCGGCGATGAGCACAACTCCGTCCTTGAGGACCGCTACGCGGGCCGAATGCGACGGGGAGCTTGA
- a CDS encoding DUF3097 domain-containing protein, which produces MDDMYGSDVLADGWRQRGVAKTPEVAAEKDLVVEVAQDGYCGAVTRVEAGMVELEDWKGRRRSFPLGGGFMIDGRPVKLVVPAAKQAGPRRTASGSFAVADSRARTALPSRILVEGRHDAELVEKVWGADLRVEGVVVEYLKGLDLLDELLAESPPSTTRRYGVLVDHLVPGSKETRIVEQIMRGPHGRHLKIVGHPYIDVWQCVTPAAMGIRAWPTIPRGTDWKTGICRAFGWPAEDQTDIAHAWKRILSRVTTYRDLEPALLGRVEELIDFVTEPRR; this is translated from the coding sequence ATGGACGACATGTACGGCTCAGACGTGCTCGCAGACGGCTGGCGCCAGCGCGGCGTCGCGAAGACGCCCGAGGTCGCCGCCGAGAAGGACCTCGTCGTCGAGGTCGCGCAGGACGGCTACTGCGGTGCGGTGACCCGAGTGGAGGCCGGCATGGTCGAGCTCGAGGACTGGAAAGGCCGTCGGCGCAGCTTTCCGCTGGGCGGCGGCTTCATGATCGACGGCAGGCCGGTGAAGCTCGTGGTGCCGGCCGCCAAGCAGGCAGGACCGCGCCGCACGGCATCCGGGTCCTTCGCGGTCGCCGACAGCCGCGCCCGCACCGCGCTGCCCAGCCGCATCCTCGTCGAGGGACGCCATGACGCTGAACTCGTCGAGAAGGTGTGGGGCGCAGACCTGCGGGTCGAGGGCGTGGTCGTCGAGTACCTGAAAGGCCTCGACCTGCTCGACGAGCTGCTCGCCGAGTCACCGCCATCGACCACGAGACGCTACGGCGTCCTCGTCGACCACCTCGTGCCTGGCTCCAAGGAGACCCGCATCGTCGAGCAGATCATGCGCGGACCGCACGGGCGCCATCTGAAGATCGTGGGGCACCCCTACATCGACGTCTGGCAGTGCGTGACGCCCGCAGCCATGGGCATCCGCGCCTGGCCGACGATCCCGCGCGGCACCGACTGGAAGACGGGCATCTGCCGCGCCTTCGGCTGGCCCGCCGAAGACCAGACCGATATCGCGCACGCATGGAAGCGGATCCTCTCCCGCGTCACCACCTACCGTGACCTCGAACCGGCGCTGCTCGGCCGCGTCGAGGAGCTGATCGACTTCGTCACTGAGCCGCGGCGATGA
- a CDS encoding SIS domain-containing protein — translation MPRTRDIGNGLTIARRIADRRRAMPAAMSKIADVVTEHPAAPVELTITELADRAGTSAATVTRFCRALGFDGYTQFRVGVASEIGRGDADESWQADMGRELSASDEPGKVLNTLLSLHVESLQSTATRLDLDSVLRAADAITAARHVDIYGVGGSGVMAREFQGRLYRIGVNAHSWSDVHDGLTSAVLQDQSSIAIGISSTGRTEETVQMLSQAHSAGAFTVAITHDAESPLAALADISLATAEPTAYLRPDDLSVKHSQLLVLDLLYVLAAQQTFGVASTRLAASAMAVAPHRRAPRTTKPAPGTQENR, via the coding sequence GTGCCACGGACCCGGGACATCGGCAACGGCCTGACGATCGCACGGCGCATCGCAGACCGTCGACGCGCGATGCCCGCAGCGATGAGCAAGATCGCCGACGTCGTCACCGAGCATCCCGCCGCCCCCGTCGAGCTGACCATCACCGAGCTCGCAGACCGGGCCGGAACCTCTGCCGCGACCGTCACCAGGTTCTGCCGAGCGCTCGGCTTCGACGGGTACACGCAGTTCCGCGTCGGGGTCGCCTCGGAGATCGGCCGCGGCGACGCGGACGAGAGCTGGCAGGCCGACATGGGCCGCGAGCTGAGCGCATCGGACGAGCCGGGCAAGGTGCTCAACACCCTTCTGTCATTGCACGTCGAGAGCCTGCAGAGCACGGCGACCCGACTCGACCTCGACTCGGTGCTGCGCGCCGCCGATGCGATCACGGCCGCCCGCCACGTCGACATCTACGGCGTCGGCGGCAGCGGCGTCATGGCCCGCGAGTTCCAGGGGCGCCTGTACCGGATCGGGGTCAACGCCCACAGCTGGTCGGACGTGCACGACGGGCTCACCAGCGCGGTGCTGCAGGACCAGTCGTCGATCGCGATCGGCATATCGAGCACCGGTCGCACCGAGGAGACCGTGCAGATGCTCTCCCAGGCGCACTCCGCGGGCGCCTTCACCGTGGCCATCACCCACGACGCTGAGTCGCCTCTGGCCGCCCTCGCCGACATCTCGCTCGCCACAGCAGAGCCGACCGCCTATCTGCGCCCCGACGACCTCTCGGTGAAGCACTCGCAGCTGCTCGTGCTCGACCTGCTCTACGTGCTCGCCGCGCAGCAGACCTTCGGCGTCGCATCGACCCGCCTCGCCGCCAGCGCGATGGCCGTGGCCCCGCACCGCCGCGCACCGCGCACCACCAAGCCCGCCCCCGGCACCCAGGAGAACCGATGA